Proteins encoded together in one Bacteroidales bacterium window:
- a CDS encoding GatB/YqeY domain-containing protein → MKIFERIDADIKAAMLAREKEKLEALRAVKTALLLARSEKGVSEPLTDEAELKVIRKLISQREEAAEIYKKEGRDDLYQKEINEAKFISAYLPPMMSAEEIEKELKALIAEMGASGPSDFGKVMGAATKRFAGKADNKTVAAKLKEMLG, encoded by the coding sequence ATGAAAATCTTTGAACGCATCGACGCTGACATCAAGGCTGCCATGCTGGCCCGCGAAAAGGAAAAACTGGAAGCACTGCGGGCGGTGAAAACCGCTCTACTCCTTGCAAGGAGCGAAAAAGGCGTTTCCGAACCTCTTACCGACGAGGCCGAGCTGAAGGTTATCCGTAAGCTTATCAGCCAGCGGGAAGAGGCTGCTGAAATCTATAAGAAGGAAGGGAGAGACGACCTTTACCAGAAAGAAATAAATGAGGCAAAGTTTATTTCAGCCTACCTTCCGCCTATGATGAGTGCTGAGGAAATTGAGAAAGAGCTGAAAGCTTTAATAGCTGAAATGGGAGCCTCAGGGCCTTCTGACTTTGGGAAAGTTATGGGGGCAGCAACAAAACGGTTTGCCGGAAAAGCAGACAATAAAACAGTAGCGGCCAAATTGAAAGAAATGCTGGGCTGA